The following are from one region of the Pleurodeles waltl isolate 20211129_DDA chromosome 4_1, aPleWal1.hap1.20221129, whole genome shotgun sequence genome:
- the LOC138287113 gene encoding olfactory receptor 5AP2-like: MHHVTSRGLNQTLASEFFLLGFSDHPQLQSTFFALFLLIYLMALLGNLLIISIIVSIAHLHTPMYFFLGNLATLDICCTSSIIPKMLETLMSETKSISYSSCLTQLFFISAFLGTELLILALMAFDRYVAICNPLRYTNIVSMEFCFTTVIAILVSSLVVSFVHTILITRLSFYGRIELDHFFCEIPPVLKVSSSDTNINDMVIFAADVFYGMFCFLLIVLSYIYILSSVLKIPSAANKRKAFATCSSHLMVVTLFYGGIIYTYVRPALNVTGEKDKVASVVYAVVSPVMNPIIYSLRNKEVKGALAKMMTLKIWSSKM; encoded by the coding sequence ATGCATCACGTGACCAGCAGAGGACTGAATCAAACCCTTGCCTCCGAATTTTTCCTGCTTGGCTTCTCCGATCACCCACAGCTGCAGTCCACATTTTTCGCCTTGTTCCTGCTGATCTATTTGATGGCCCTCCTGGGTAACCTTTTGATTATCAGTATCATAGTGTCAATTGCTCATCTGCATACACCCATGTACTTTTTCCTGGGCAACCTTGCCAccttggacatctgctgcacctcctCTATCATTCCGAAGATGCTGGAGACCCTTATGTCAGAAACAAAGTCTATTTCCTACTCAAGCTGCCTTACCCAACTTTTTTTCATTTCTGCATTTCTGGGCACAGAACTTCTCATTTTGGCACTTATGGCGTTTGATAGATATGTGGCCATCTGCAACCCTCTTCGCTATACCAACATTGTGAGTATGGAGTTCTGCTTCACTACAGTGATCGCCATATTGGTTTCAAGTTTGGTTGTCTCCTTTGTCCACACCATTCTAATCACAAGGTTGTCTTTCTATGGAAGGATTGAACTAGACCACTTTTTTTGTGAAATACCGCCAGTCCTCAAGGTGTCTTCCTCTGACACAAATATTAATGACATGGTGATATTTGCAGCTGATGTGTTTTATGGCATGTTCTGCTTTCTCCTCATTGTCCTTTCCTATATTTACATCCTCTCCTCCGTGTTAAAGATCCCCTCAGCTGCCAACAAAAGAAAGGCCTTTGCCACTTGTTCCTCCCACCTCATGGTTGTCACCTTATTCTATGGAGGCATTATCTACACCTATGTACGCCCAGCCCTCAATGTCACTGGTGAAAAGGACAAGGTGGCATCTGTGGTATATGCTGTTGTTTCACCAGTAATGAACCCAATAATCTACAGTCTCAGGAACAAGGAGGTGAAAGGGGCGCTTGCTAAAATGATGACCCTGAAAATATGGTCTTCAAAAATGTAA